The Eriocheir sinensis breed Jianghai 21 chromosome 4, ASM2467909v1, whole genome shotgun sequence genome has a segment encoding these proteins:
- the LOC126980848 gene encoding protein polybromo-1-like isoform X3 — protein MSVTPGNKVILPKRKRPEGEEGGSGGMSTPLAEGRPKRRRNDTTLVDTIQYIFDALRNKKKDEDLYLCEPFLRVPRKKTEPQYYDMIKSPIDMLKIQQKIKTDVYNELEEFCKDVQLLVDNAKLYYAKSTEEYKDACELWEIFLAAKERAPEEINKEKLRQQQMEEEERQGKRVSTMGMFARYHTPFHSQRSRGMPKTALAMSAPMILEEDTEPMTMEDAVEELFGAVITAMDNEGRIYSYDFRLLPSKNKYPEYYQLIEHPIDLKMVAQRIQAKQYKTVDDLEDDFALLFNNACSFNEPGSRIFKDARTLKKLVQLRKNDLLQILNAKKTVRLRSKRSTSNKPWSVLVAELEDGVELPLPEEDGVGGGTEMPLGTPHEDEESDEDVDPDNPQWQLFLAAKNLTAPSDPNYQLVEPFKRLPNRRWHADYYVEIKNPISMSQIRKKIVKGDYRYIPDMMEDFNLMFDNAQQYNRPDSRIYRDAVKLQKYIQNKAEEIMAIEDEDSDSDSDDDDSHSQSVSRGQRRLARPQRPLTFKRRAKILFKTLMDYMTEDGRQPIVAFIEKPNRRDYPDYYEVITQPIDMETIESKIKGERYNTEEELISDFKLMFHNCQRYNEEGSVIHTDATTLERVLNEKIRELNQGDNSLIKAKLLKKPTRFPVYACSAKHVKSLYSAVRDFRDSEGRQLSEVFMKLPSKALYPDYYEVIKQPIDLEKVLQKWRNNAYPSLDDIMADLTLMFQNACRYNEPDSQIYRDALTLQRHALEKRLELCSLDEGIPNVAALVQELFMSLFISVYNHEEEDGRYTAESFCELPDYDEVDGKKMRALSYDIMKRRLDKGLYTRLDHFQEDIFSVFERARRCSKLDSRTYLDAITLQTEYMKIRDELCNHGQILKSKALEFTEVGLNAQLESGRSHRQQESEQEAEDEDSKPPPQPTDGTNNSSLSHNEVQYFVGDFVYLSPPDKNCEYPILHIERLWTNSEGRQMVYGCNYYRPAETFHQPNRKFFEQEVFKTDQHHAYPLTEVIGKCYVLPLVDYVKTTPENVDEKDVFVCESRYNSRNRFFKKIKSFPFNVGERVKLVERLEPLEMKRVDSIFKERIERHKEELAELEEETKVIRRPLPNVAKAQGDGTSGNTYYEQYNIASGPVKVGDYVYVKGREAGKKSIRQICQLWVTPEGTAHFHGTMFKYASQTNPSGDQLSYRQEVYLTAGMETLPVSDITGRCMVMDMKDYCSFRLTEICESDVYVCESFLDEMNQRVSPLQSGLRKYKLSNLVNPDEVYYFKKPININKSDPSVTAVKKQPLPYEAVRSVVLQESSPLTPRMDLDYDDSMDGPPPSVASVDSGVITGTPKVIKKTPTGKQFQQVTGKKQVTGYILFAAEIRKSITLKNPTANFGEVSRLVGIEWKRLTETDRKIYEDRAHQMNLENAERALSGNGPDSPQASQLPSSADLPLPNNPDVVFECMWESCDHMFEDLADLSDHLLLEATGHVFKVTQVFECGWRGCSRHKKSSLAPFPVVQRLAKHVREIHILKNTGRIIQHHDRSRNFMASTRQSLLSLQSTATTSSSTYTSTSGLIHGIPGRGITLPSGVVVNYPGISSTGQLTHHAQTATGGVNGSSVTTRSYEPMFVAPPPKTQRLLHSEAYIKYIENLDKPFISNWEKHLMATQENTGSINDSGRLPVQWLASGAGSHGTVVNALWALREYMMKDSLGIAKIL, from the exons ATGTCGGTCACTCCAGGAAACAA GGTGATCTTGCCTAAGCGCAAGCGGCCAGAGGGGGAGGAAGGCGGCAGCGGCGGCATGTCCACCCCACTGGCTGAGGGCAGACCCAAGAGGCGGAGGAACGACACAACGCTG GTGGACACAATTCAGTACATTTTTGACGCtctgaggaacaagaagaaagatgaggactTGTACCTGTGCGAGCCCTTCCTGCGGGTGCCTCGGAAGAAGACAGAGCCCCAGTACTACGACATGATCAAGTCCCCCATCGACATGCTCAAGATACAGCAGAAGATCAAGACTGACGTGTACAATGAGCTGGAGGAGTTTTGCAAGGACGTACAGCTCCTGGTGGACAATGCCAAGCTTTATTATGCCAAG TCCACAGAGGAGTACAAGGACGCCTGTGAGCTCTGGGAGATCTTCTTGGCGGCGAAGGAGCGCGCCCCCGAGGAGATCAACAAGGAGAAGCTTCGGCAgcagcagatggaggaggaggagcggcaggGCAAGAGGGTCAGCACAATG GGAATGTTTGCCAGGTACCACACACCATTCCACTCG CAGAGGAGCCGTGGCATGCCCAAGACCGCCCTGGCTATGTCTGCGCCCATGATCCTAGAGGAGGACACGGAGCCCATGACCATGGAGGACGCAGTTGAGGAGCTGTTTGGGGCCGTCATCACTGCCATGGACAATGAAGGGCGCATCTACTCCTACGACTTCAGGCTCCTGCCATCCAAGAAC AAATACCCGGAATACTACCAGCTGATTGAGCACCCCATCGACCTGAAGATGGTGGCCCAACGAATCCAGGCCAAGCAGTACAAGACTGTCGATGACCTTGAGGATGACTTTGCTCTGCTCTTCAACAATGCCTGTTCCTTCAACGAGCCTGGTTCACGGATCTTCAAGGATGCCCGCACCCTCAAGAAACTAGTGCAGCTGCGCAAAAATGACCTCTTACAGATTCTCAATGCCAAGAAGACTGTGCGTCTCAG GAGCAAGAGGAGTACCTCCAACAAACCCTGGTCAGTACTTGTGGCTGAACTGGAGGACGGCGTTGAGCTGCCCCTGCCAGAGGAGGATGGTGTGGGTGGGGGCACAGAGATGCCTCTGGGTACTCCCCACGAGGACGAGGAAAGTGACGAGGATGTGGACCCTGACAACCCACAGTGGCAGCTCTTCCTGGCCGCCAAGAACCTCACGGCTCCCAGCG ATCCGAATTACCAGTTGGTGGAGCCCTTCAAGCGGCTGCCCAACAGACGCTGGCATGCCGACTACTACGTTGAGATCAAGAATCCGATATCCATGTCTCAGATACGCAAGAAGATTGTG AAAGGGGATTACCGCTACATCCCAGACATGATGGAAGACTTCAACCTCATGTTCGACAACGCTCAGCAGTACAACCGGCCGGACTCCAGGATCTACCGGGATGCCGTCAAACTCCAGAAATACATCCAGAACAAGGCTGAGGAGATCATGGCCATTgaggatgag GACTCCGACAGCGACAGCGACGATGATGACTCCCACTCCCAGTCTGTCTCACGCGGGCAGCGGCGGCTGGCACGACCCCAGCGTCCACTCACCTTCAAGCGGCGCGCCAAGATCCTGTTCAAGACGCTGATGGACTACATGACGGAGGACGGCCGCCAGCCCATCGTGGCATTCATCGAGAAGCCCAACAGGAGGGACTACCCAGACTATTATGAG GTGATTACTCAGCCAATAGACATGGAGACTATTGAGAGTAAGATCAAGGGGGAGCGCTACAACACGGAGGAGGAGCTCATCTCGGACTTCAAGCTCATGTTCCACAACTGCCAGCGCTACAATGAGGAGGGCTCGGTCATCCACACTGACGCCACCACACTGGAACGG GTGTTAAATGAAAAGATTCGTGAGCTAAACCAAGGAGACAACAGCCTGATCAAAGCCAAGCTGCTCAAGAAGCCCACCAGGTTCCCCGTGTACGCCTGCAGCGCCAAGCACGTCAAGAGCCTGTACAGCGCGGTGAGGGACTTCAGGGACAGCGAGGGGCGACAGCTGTCCGAGGTGTTCATGAAGCTGCCCTCCAAGGCTCTCTACCCTGACTACTATGAG GTCATCAAGCAGCCCATCGACCTGGAGAAGGTGCTGCAGAAGTGGAGGAACAACGCCTACCCCAGCCTGGATGACATCATGGCGGACCTCACCCTCATGTTCCAGAATGCTTGCCGCTACAACGAGCCCGACTCACAGATCTACCGCGACGCCCTCACCCTCCAGCGCCATGCTCTCGAG AAGCGTCTGGAGCTATGCAGCCTGGACGAGGGCATCCCCAACGTGGCGGCGCTGGTGCAGGAGCTCTTCATGTCCCTGTTCATCAGTGTGTACaaccatgaggaggaggacgggaggtaCACTGCCGAGAGCTTCTGTGAGCTGCCCGACTATGATGAG GTGGATGGGAAGAAGATGCGAGCTCTCTCCTACGACATCATGAAGAGGCGGCTGGACAAGGGCCTGTACACGCGCCTCGACCACTTCCAGGAGGACATATTCTCCGTGTTTGAGCGTGCACGGCGCTGCTCCAAGCTGGACTCCCGCACCTACCTCGACGCCATCACCCTGCAGACTGAATACATGAAGATCAG GGATGAGCTCTGCAACCATGGCCAAATCCTCAAGTCAAAGGCACTGGAGTTCACTGAGGTGGGTCTGAACGCCCAGCTGGAGAGCGGCCGCAGCCATCGCCAGCAGGAGTcggagcaggaggcggaggatgaAGACTCGAAG CCTCCACCGCAGCCCACGGACGGCACAAACAACAGCAGCCTGAGCCACAACGAAGTGCAGTACTTTGTAGGGGACTTTGTCTACCTCTCCCCGCCCgacaag AACTGTGAGTACCCCATCCTGCACATTGAGCGCCTCTGGACCAACAGTGAGGGCCGGCAGATGGTCTATGGCTGCAACTACTATCGCCCTGCCGAGACCTTCCACCAGCCCAACCGCAAGTTCTTTGAGCAGGAGGTGTTCAAGACGGATCAGCACCACGCCTACCCACTCACTGAG GTAATTGGGAAGTGTTATGTGCTGCCCCTTGTGGACTATGTCAAGACGACACCGGAGAATGTGGATGAGAAGGACGTCTTTGTGTGTGAGTCGCGCTACAACAGCAGGAACAGGTTCTTCAAGAAAATCAAG TCCTTCCCATTCAATGTTGGGGAGCGCGTGAAGCTGGTAGAGCGGCTGGAGCCCCTGGAGATGAAGCGTGTCGACTCCATCTTCAAAGAGAGGATAGAGCGCCATAAGGAGGAGCTGGCCGAGCTGGAGGAAGAGACCAAGGTCATTCGTCGCCCTCTGCCG AATGTAGCCAAGGCCCAGGGGGACGGGACATCAGGCAACACCTACTACGAGCAGTACAACATTGCCTCTGGTCCTGTCAAGGTTGGGGATTATGTCTACGTCAAGGGCCGTGAGGCTGGCAAGAAGTCCATAAGGCAGATCTGTCAGCTGTGGGTCACTCCTGA GGGGACAGCTCACTTCCACGGCACAATGTTTAAGTACGCCTCACAGACCAATCCAAGTGGGGACCAGTTGTCGTACCGCCAGGAAGTGTACCTCACCGCCGGGATGGAGACCCTCCCTGTGTCAGACATCACTGGTCGCTGCATGGTGATGGACATGAAGGACTACTGctcct TCCGCCTCACGGAGATCTGCGAGAGtgacgtgtatgtgtgtgagagctTCCTGGACGAGATGAACCAGCGTGTGAGTCCCCTCCAGAGTGGCCTTCGCAAGTACAAGCTTTCCAACCTGGTGAACCCTGATGAGGTCTACTACTTCAAGAAACCCATCAACATCAACAAG TCTGACCCATCAGTGACTGCAGTAAAGAAGCAGCCACTCCCCTAC GAGGCTGTGAGGAGTGTGGTGTTGCAGGAGTCCTCCCCCCTGACCCCCCGCATGGACCTTGACTATGATGACTCCATGGATGGGCCGCCCCCCTCCGTGGCCTCGGTGGACTCGGGCGTCATCACTGGCACTCCCAAGGTCATCAAGAAGACCCCCACTGGA AAGCAGTTCCAGCAGGTGACCGGGAAGAAGCAGGTGACTGGCTACATCCTCTTCGCAGCCGAGATCCGGAAGAGCATCACCCTCAAGAACCCCACGGCCAACTTCGGTGAGGTGTCCCGTCTGGTGGGCATCGAGTGGAAGCGGCTGACCGAGACTGATCGCAAAATATATGAGGATCGAGCCCACCAGATGAACCTTGAGAATGCGGAACGTGCCCTGAGTGGGAACGGACCAGACTCGCCTCAGGCCTCTCAG CTCCCCTCGTCAGCGGACCTGCCACTACCCAACAACCCGGACGTGGTGTTTGAGTGCATGTGGGAGAGCTGCGACCACATGTTTGAGGACCTGGCGGACCTCAGCGATCACCTGCTGCTCGAGGCCACCGGGCACGTCTTCAAGGTTACTCAAG TATTTGAGTGTGGGTGGCGCGGCTGCTCCCGGCACAAGAAGAGCTCCTTGGCACCCTTCCCTGTGGTGCAGCGACTGGCAAAGCATGTCAGAGAGATCCACATTCTCAAGAACACCGGCCGCATCATCCAGCACCACGACAGGTCcag GAACTTTATGGCCTCCACACGGCAGTCACTCCTGTCCCTGcagtccaccgccaccacctccagcagCACATACACCTCCACCTCTGGCCTGATTCATG GCATCCCGGGCCGAGGGATCACCTTGCCCTCAGGGGTGGTGGTGAACTACCCTGGCATATCCAGCACTGGCCAGTTGACTCATCATGCTCAGACAGCTACAG GAGGTGTGAATGGCAGCTCAGTGACTACAAGATCATATGAGCCTATGTTTGTGGCTCCTCCTCCCAAGACCCAGAGGCTGCTCCACTCCGAGGCCTACATCAA GTACATTGAGAATTTGGACAAGCCATTCATCAGCAACTGGGAGAAGCATTTGATGGCCACTCAAGAAAACACTGGCAGCATCAATGACTCAGGCCGCCTGCCAGTCCAGTGGCTGGCCAGTGGCGCAGGTAGTCATGGTACTGTGGTCAATGCTCTCTGGGCCCTTCGCGAGTACATGATGAAGGACTCTTTAGGTATAGCAAAGATTTTGTGA
- the LOC126980848 gene encoding protein polybromo-1-like isoform X8: protein MSVTPGNKVILPKRKRPEGEEGGSGGMSTPLAEGRPKRRRNDTTLVDTIQYIFDALRNKKKDEDLYLCEPFLRVPRKKTEPQYYDMIKSPIDMLKIQQKIKTDVYNELEEFCKDVQLLVDNAKLYYAKSTEEYKDACELWEIFLAAKERAPEEINKEKLRQQQMEEEERQGKRVSTMQRSRGMPKTALAMSAPMILEEDTEPMTMEDAVEELFGAVITAMDNEGRIYSYDFRLLPSKNKYPEYYQLIEHPIDLKMVAQRIQAKQYKTVDDLEDDFALLFNNACSFNEPGSRIFKDARTLKKLVQLRKNDLLQILNAKKTVRLRSKRSTSNKPWSVLVAELEDGVELPLPEEDGVGGGTEMPLGTPHEDEESDEDVDPDNPQWQLFLAAKNLTAPSDPNYQLVEPFKRLPNRRWHADYYVEIKNPISMSQIRKKIVKGDYRYIPDMMEDFNLMFDNAQQYNRPDSRIYRDAVKLQKYIQNKAEEIMAIEDEDSDSDSDDDDSHSQSVSRGQRRLARPQRPLTFKRRAKILFKTLMDYMTEDGRQPIVAFIEKPNRRDYPDYYEVITQPIDMETIESKIKGERYNTEEELISDFKLMFHNCQRYNEEGSVIHTDATTLERVLNEKIRELNQGDNSLIKAKLLKKPTRFPVYACSAKHVKSLYSAVRDFRDSEGRQLSEVFMKLPSKALYPDYYEVIKQPIDLEKVLQKWRNNAYPSLDDIMADLTLMFQNACRYNEPDSQIYRDALTLQRHALEKRLELCSLDEGIPNVAALVQELFMSLFISVYNHEEEDGRYTAESFCELPDYDEVDGKKMRALSYDIMKRRLDKGLYTRLDHFQEDIFSVFERARRCSKLDSRTYLDAITLQTEYMKIRDELCNHGQILKSKALEFTEVGLNAQLESGRSHRQQESEQEAEDEDSKPPPQPTDGTNNSSLSHNEVQYFVGDFVYLSPPDKNCEYPILHIERLWTNSEGRQMVYGCNYYRPAETFHQPNRKFFEQEVFKTDQHHAYPLTEVIGKCYVLPLVDYVKTTPENVDEKDVFVCESRYNSRNRFFKKIKSFPFNVGERVKLVERLEPLEMKRVDSIFKERIERHKEELAELEEETKVIRRPLPNVAKAQGDGTSGNTYYEQYNIASGPVKVGDYVYVKGREAGKKSIRQICQLWVTPEGTAHFHGTMFKYASQTNPSGDQLSYRQEVYLTAGMETLPVSDITGRCMVMDMKDYCSFRLTEICESDVYVCESFLDEMNQRVSPLQSGLRKYKLSNLVNPDEVYYFKKPININKSDPSVTAVKKQPLPYEAVRSVVLQESSPLTPRMDLDYDDSMDGPPPSVASVDSGVITGTPKVIKKTPTGKQFQQVTGKKQVTGYILFAAEIRKSITLKNPTANFGEVSRLVGIEWKRLTETDRKIYEDRAHQMNLENAERALSGNGPDSPQASQASQLPSSADLPLPNNPDVVFECMWESCDHMFEDLADLSDHLLLEATGHVFKVTQVFECGWRGCSRHKKSSLAPFPVVQRLAKHVREIHILKNTGRIIQHHDRSRNFMASTRQSLLSLQSTATTSSSTYTSTSGLIHGIPGRGITLPSGVVVNYPGISSTGQLTHHAQTATGGVNGSSVTTRSYEPMFVAPPPKTQRLLHSEAYIKYIENLDKPFISNWEKHLMATQENTGSINDSGRLPVQWLASGAGSHGTVVNALWALREYMMKDSLGIAKIL, encoded by the exons ATGTCGGTCACTCCAGGAAACAA GGTGATCTTGCCTAAGCGCAAGCGGCCAGAGGGGGAGGAAGGCGGCAGCGGCGGCATGTCCACCCCACTGGCTGAGGGCAGACCCAAGAGGCGGAGGAACGACACAACGCTG GTGGACACAATTCAGTACATTTTTGACGCtctgaggaacaagaagaaagatgaggactTGTACCTGTGCGAGCCCTTCCTGCGGGTGCCTCGGAAGAAGACAGAGCCCCAGTACTACGACATGATCAAGTCCCCCATCGACATGCTCAAGATACAGCAGAAGATCAAGACTGACGTGTACAATGAGCTGGAGGAGTTTTGCAAGGACGTACAGCTCCTGGTGGACAATGCCAAGCTTTATTATGCCAAG TCCACAGAGGAGTACAAGGACGCCTGTGAGCTCTGGGAGATCTTCTTGGCGGCGAAGGAGCGCGCCCCCGAGGAGATCAACAAGGAGAAGCTTCGGCAgcagcagatggaggaggaggagcggcaggGCAAGAGGGTCAGCACAATG CAGAGGAGCCGTGGCATGCCCAAGACCGCCCTGGCTATGTCTGCGCCCATGATCCTAGAGGAGGACACGGAGCCCATGACCATGGAGGACGCAGTTGAGGAGCTGTTTGGGGCCGTCATCACTGCCATGGACAATGAAGGGCGCATCTACTCCTACGACTTCAGGCTCCTGCCATCCAAGAAC AAATACCCGGAATACTACCAGCTGATTGAGCACCCCATCGACCTGAAGATGGTGGCCCAACGAATCCAGGCCAAGCAGTACAAGACTGTCGATGACCTTGAGGATGACTTTGCTCTGCTCTTCAACAATGCCTGTTCCTTCAACGAGCCTGGTTCACGGATCTTCAAGGATGCCCGCACCCTCAAGAAACTAGTGCAGCTGCGCAAAAATGACCTCTTACAGATTCTCAATGCCAAGAAGACTGTGCGTCTCAG GAGCAAGAGGAGTACCTCCAACAAACCCTGGTCAGTACTTGTGGCTGAACTGGAGGACGGCGTTGAGCTGCCCCTGCCAGAGGAGGATGGTGTGGGTGGGGGCACAGAGATGCCTCTGGGTACTCCCCACGAGGACGAGGAAAGTGACGAGGATGTGGACCCTGACAACCCACAGTGGCAGCTCTTCCTGGCCGCCAAGAACCTCACGGCTCCCAGCG ATCCGAATTACCAGTTGGTGGAGCCCTTCAAGCGGCTGCCCAACAGACGCTGGCATGCCGACTACTACGTTGAGATCAAGAATCCGATATCCATGTCTCAGATACGCAAGAAGATTGTG AAAGGGGATTACCGCTACATCCCAGACATGATGGAAGACTTCAACCTCATGTTCGACAACGCTCAGCAGTACAACCGGCCGGACTCCAGGATCTACCGGGATGCCGTCAAACTCCAGAAATACATCCAGAACAAGGCTGAGGAGATCATGGCCATTgaggatgag GACTCCGACAGCGACAGCGACGATGATGACTCCCACTCCCAGTCTGTCTCACGCGGGCAGCGGCGGCTGGCACGACCCCAGCGTCCACTCACCTTCAAGCGGCGCGCCAAGATCCTGTTCAAGACGCTGATGGACTACATGACGGAGGACGGCCGCCAGCCCATCGTGGCATTCATCGAGAAGCCCAACAGGAGGGACTACCCAGACTATTATGAG GTGATTACTCAGCCAATAGACATGGAGACTATTGAGAGTAAGATCAAGGGGGAGCGCTACAACACGGAGGAGGAGCTCATCTCGGACTTCAAGCTCATGTTCCACAACTGCCAGCGCTACAATGAGGAGGGCTCGGTCATCCACACTGACGCCACCACACTGGAACGG GTGTTAAATGAAAAGATTCGTGAGCTAAACCAAGGAGACAACAGCCTGATCAAAGCCAAGCTGCTCAAGAAGCCCACCAGGTTCCCCGTGTACGCCTGCAGCGCCAAGCACGTCAAGAGCCTGTACAGCGCGGTGAGGGACTTCAGGGACAGCGAGGGGCGACAGCTGTCCGAGGTGTTCATGAAGCTGCCCTCCAAGGCTCTCTACCCTGACTACTATGAG GTCATCAAGCAGCCCATCGACCTGGAGAAGGTGCTGCAGAAGTGGAGGAACAACGCCTACCCCAGCCTGGATGACATCATGGCGGACCTCACCCTCATGTTCCAGAATGCTTGCCGCTACAACGAGCCCGACTCACAGATCTACCGCGACGCCCTCACCCTCCAGCGCCATGCTCTCGAG AAGCGTCTGGAGCTATGCAGCCTGGACGAGGGCATCCCCAACGTGGCGGCGCTGGTGCAGGAGCTCTTCATGTCCCTGTTCATCAGTGTGTACaaccatgaggaggaggacgggaggtaCACTGCCGAGAGCTTCTGTGAGCTGCCCGACTATGATGAG GTGGATGGGAAGAAGATGCGAGCTCTCTCCTACGACATCATGAAGAGGCGGCTGGACAAGGGCCTGTACACGCGCCTCGACCACTTCCAGGAGGACATATTCTCCGTGTTTGAGCGTGCACGGCGCTGCTCCAAGCTGGACTCCCGCACCTACCTCGACGCCATCACCCTGCAGACTGAATACATGAAGATCAG GGATGAGCTCTGCAACCATGGCCAAATCCTCAAGTCAAAGGCACTGGAGTTCACTGAGGTGGGTCTGAACGCCCAGCTGGAGAGCGGCCGCAGCCATCGCCAGCAGGAGTcggagcaggaggcggaggatgaAGACTCGAAG CCTCCACCGCAGCCCACGGACGGCACAAACAACAGCAGCCTGAGCCACAACGAAGTGCAGTACTTTGTAGGGGACTTTGTCTACCTCTCCCCGCCCgacaag AACTGTGAGTACCCCATCCTGCACATTGAGCGCCTCTGGACCAACAGTGAGGGCCGGCAGATGGTCTATGGCTGCAACTACTATCGCCCTGCCGAGACCTTCCACCAGCCCAACCGCAAGTTCTTTGAGCAGGAGGTGTTCAAGACGGATCAGCACCACGCCTACCCACTCACTGAG GTAATTGGGAAGTGTTATGTGCTGCCCCTTGTGGACTATGTCAAGACGACACCGGAGAATGTGGATGAGAAGGACGTCTTTGTGTGTGAGTCGCGCTACAACAGCAGGAACAGGTTCTTCAAGAAAATCAAG TCCTTCCCATTCAATGTTGGGGAGCGCGTGAAGCTGGTAGAGCGGCTGGAGCCCCTGGAGATGAAGCGTGTCGACTCCATCTTCAAAGAGAGGATAGAGCGCCATAAGGAGGAGCTGGCCGAGCTGGAGGAAGAGACCAAGGTCATTCGTCGCCCTCTGCCG AATGTAGCCAAGGCCCAGGGGGACGGGACATCAGGCAACACCTACTACGAGCAGTACAACATTGCCTCTGGTCCTGTCAAGGTTGGGGATTATGTCTACGTCAAGGGCCGTGAGGCTGGCAAGAAGTCCATAAGGCAGATCTGTCAGCTGTGGGTCACTCCTGA GGGGACAGCTCACTTCCACGGCACAATGTTTAAGTACGCCTCACAGACCAATCCAAGTGGGGACCAGTTGTCGTACCGCCAGGAAGTGTACCTCACCGCCGGGATGGAGACCCTCCCTGTGTCAGACATCACTGGTCGCTGCATGGTGATGGACATGAAGGACTACTGctcct TCCGCCTCACGGAGATCTGCGAGAGtgacgtgtatgtgtgtgagagctTCCTGGACGAGATGAACCAGCGTGTGAGTCCCCTCCAGAGTGGCCTTCGCAAGTACAAGCTTTCCAACCTGGTGAACCCTGATGAGGTCTACTACTTCAAGAAACCCATCAACATCAACAAG TCTGACCCATCAGTGACTGCAGTAAAGAAGCAGCCACTCCCCTAC GAGGCTGTGAGGAGTGTGGTGTTGCAGGAGTCCTCCCCCCTGACCCCCCGCATGGACCTTGACTATGATGACTCCATGGATGGGCCGCCCCCCTCCGTGGCCTCGGTGGACTCGGGCGTCATCACTGGCACTCCCAAGGTCATCAAGAAGACCCCCACTGGA AAGCAGTTCCAGCAGGTGACCGGGAAGAAGCAGGTGACTGGCTACATCCTCTTCGCAGCCGAGATCCGGAAGAGCATCACCCTCAAGAACCCCACGGCCAACTTCGGTGAGGTGTCCCGTCTGGTGGGCATCGAGTGGAAGCGGCTGACCGAGACTGATCGCAAAATATATGAGGATCGAGCCCACCAGATGAACCTTGAGAATGCGGAACGTGCCCTGAGTGGGAACGGACCAGACTCGCCTCAGGCCTCTCAG GCGTCCCAGCTCCCCTCGTCAGCGGACCTGCCACTACCCAACAACCCGGACGTGGTGTTTGAGTGCATGTGGGAGAGCTGCGACCACATGTTTGAGGACCTGGCGGACCTCAGCGATCACCTGCTGCTCGAGGCCACCGGGCACGTCTTCAAGGTTACTCAAG TATTTGAGTGTGGGTGGCGCGGCTGCTCCCGGCACAAGAAGAGCTCCTTGGCACCCTTCCCTGTGGTGCAGCGACTGGCAAAGCATGTCAGAGAGATCCACATTCTCAAGAACACCGGCCGCATCATCCAGCACCACGACAGGTCcag GAACTTTATGGCCTCCACACGGCAGTCACTCCTGTCCCTGcagtccaccgccaccacctccagcagCACATACACCTCCACCTCTGGCCTGATTCATG GCATCCCGGGCCGAGGGATCACCTTGCCCTCAGGGGTGGTGGTGAACTACCCTGGCATATCCAGCACTGGCCAGTTGACTCATCATGCTCAGACAGCTACAG GAGGTGTGAATGGCAGCTCAGTGACTACAAGATCATATGAGCCTATGTTTGTGGCTCCTCCTCCCAAGACCCAGAGGCTGCTCCACTCCGAGGCCTACATCAA GTACATTGAGAATTTGGACAAGCCATTCATCAGCAACTGGGAGAAGCATTTGATGGCCACTCAAGAAAACACTGGCAGCATCAATGACTCAGGCCGCCTGCCAGTCCAGTGGCTGGCCAGTGGCGCAGGTAGTCATGGTACTGTGGTCAATGCTCTCTGGGCCCTTCGCGAGTACATGATGAAGGACTCTTTAGGTATAGCAAAGATTTTGTGA